ATTTAAAACCTACATCCGTCTAGACGAGTAGTTAAAGCACAGTTTCGGTAATAATGACTCATGACCACATGACCACCGCTGTGGTTGATCCTGGCTCACCCCACAACTTGAAAGTCTTGTCTTCTAACcaggttcctctggttcctctccctcAAATAATAATGACTTCTGTGGATGCTGTTAACCAGGAACCACACGACAGCTGCTCGCAGAGTTTGTTATAAATGGCATTGGTTTTCCATGTTAAAGTAATTGTTGATTTTCAAGgctctttgtttccttcctgcaCAGGCGAGTGATGCAAGCAACATCACACGTTTTATGAGCTGTAATGTAATTCTAATGGTTAACGCAAACAAGGAGCGTGGATTAGAAGCAGCAATCATCGCCTCGTCGTTTCTTTTAGGCGATTAAACCATTAATAAGTTGGATCAGTCGCGTGGGTTGCTGGTATTAGCGCTCACATAGCAAACAGCCGAGTGTACACCGCGGACAATGAAGCTGGCTGCCATCGGTGTCACAGTGGCTCAAGATTACGGCTGTGTGATAAGCCTGTAATTACTGCGGTGATACTGATGCATGACACGCCGCTCTGTGCGCGCTCGAGCAGGCGGCCGCTTGTGTGAGAGGAGAAGGTAGCACAGTGTGGCTAGCGGGCCGCAGAAGGTGTCATAAACCACAGGACATGGAGAGccatctgtctctccctctctcagcgTTACACACTCACACTCGCACAGAGTGGTAGCATGTACAGGCAGGGAAAGACATTAATCATCGGGTTGGAGGAGCTCCCAGAGCAGCATACAACGTGCTGATAGAAATCctgacgcgcgcacacacacacacttacacctGGATTGTGGGTGTTCAACAGGGCATAAAATGAGCTATTTCACAATGATCTTACAATCATCACAGAACAGTGAGATGAGGTTTGTTTATAGCGGCACGCTCCGGTGCTTATTTGCAGTCCATCAGCTGTCCTTTGGGCTGTTTGCTCATCACACAATGTGCTCGATAAACGATCGCACGCAGTCCAAACATCTGCAGTATTCCGTCGTGCTACGTTTTAAACGCAATTCATTAGCCTTTCAACATTTCAGCACGGCAAGTGTTTGGAATAATGACCAAGGCTTCCTTTTAATGGTGATTCTACAGACCAtgaatcccttttttttttcctttcccagtACTAAGTGTTTATTTATGGGTTGAAAAATCTCCTGTGTCTGAAGCCAAATTTCCAAGTCATTGAAAAAATGCTGTCAGACCAGTAAAAACATCACAAGCTGGCTTGAAACAATACGATTTGAACTGTTTTCCTGGTTTGAGAATCTCTCTCCAATATGAGAAATGGTGTCAGGGAAATGTGTTTGGATTGTTTTCAACGGAAGCCAGCGaggggatttttttaaaatgggtAGAGAGTTATTGAATATAATAAGCTCATATTAATCAATCTGAAAACGGGATGTTCTCCTTAAATGTAGTGTTTAAGTgattatttaaattgtgcaGTATATGTATATGTCAATATGTAATGATGGTAAAGCTAATGTATggtgatcaggcataacattatgaccaccttcctaatattgtgtaggtctcccttgtgcctcaaaaacagttgtgactcatcagagaatggacatgggccttctgagggcgtcctgtggtgtccggtaacaggatgttgttagtgggggtctttggctcctatgggttgattggaggggcctctgtggatcatcccacagatacttgatcagtttgggatccagtgaatgtgttgtttttcatgtttttttagttgttcctcagctgtttttgtgtgtgtgtctgtgtcaggctacatcctgctgaggatggctgccgCCACGAAGGGgtgatggggtgggggtgtctggtctggtctggtctaggtggctggtgcatgtctaagtaaaatccacatgattgccagctccaaaagtttcccaccagaGCCTCGTGTCGTCAAacctcctgttagtggttttaatgttgtggctgtctTCTTAAGTCATAACAGGTCATTTTACAGCTTTTCAGACAGAAACATAAGCCACATGAACGTTCTGTGTCACAGCCCTAAATGAGACTTTGTTGTGATACACTGATATGATGTCCACTGATCTGGGATCAAAGCCTCTTTGAGTGTTCTAGCAAACAACACTTATCAGTCATCAGATTCTGGCTCGTGCACACCATCCGTGTCATTTCCTTATTCATAGTGATGGCAATGACCTGTTTGTCCACATGTCAGGAACACAGCAGTTTCACTTCTCAAACCGGCTACATATAAACAGAGCACGTCCCAAGTCGGCACCAGAAGAGTTGttttcttggtgtctttgtgtgCCTAAATTTTAGTCTCTGTTTTCAAGCACAGGCCAGTGGTGGAAGGGTGTGAGGTCAGCGGGTGCacaaggaggagggagggaccACGAAAGGGCAGGGGAGTGAGATAGATATAGAAGAAGGGGTCAGCCAGAGTTCCCCTGTCAGaatatttcttttctcctgccACCGTTTCACAGGTTGAAGCAAGTTTTGAGCTTCAGCTTGCGACTAAAGTATAGGATTTCACGCAGTTCATTCTCATTTGTTCGAGCTAATGAAACTGgggccataaaaaaaaaaggatttataTGACAGACCAGCTAACTGGTGGTGCCATGCTCCTTAAGCGGACTGTTTTCCTGATTGCATTCTGTGCATTGTTATAGTatccattgttttcttttctctgtactTTGAAGGAAATAGAATTCACCGTGTTTAAGCCCTGCTCATAACATCCTAATTTCCCAGTGTGGGACTCCCATTAGCTGATGTAGAATGGGCGGTGTAAGTGGAGCAAATATCGACTGAAACAACAGTTCCAACATGCAGTATCAGTGTCAGAAAGAATAGGCCGTTGCATTAGGTGCCGAAATTCTTATGAAATCAATAGACACGCGTATCGGCGCACACTCGCCATTACGGAGGCCAGCAGTGTGGGTCTGAGTGCAGAGATAAACACCATTTTATTGGGTTAACAAAGGCAGCTCTGTTGAGACCTGCCGCTTTGCCTTTACCAAAATATTACCTTGTCTGTCTCATCTTTCACCTCCAAGTTATTGAGCCGGCCCTATTAATGAGATTCAACCTCACTGTAATTCATGGTGAAAGATTGGATGCACAAAATATGCCCACAGAAAATCGTTATTAGCCTCAGGTGACATTTTCTTGATTGTAATTCAAGCACACTTGCACCCGTTTGCTGCATTAATGAGACAGTAGCAATTCATTTATTACGTGAAATAATCGCAGAACGACATCCCGGAGTAGATTCACCGAACACAAAGAGAGGAGAAGCGGGCTATGAATGGGGCAGCCGctggagtttctttttttattgttttgaaagcTGGCAGTGTTTGTGCCAGTTGTAGTGCGGTGCAGGCGATCCCTCTACGACAGTCGTCATTTTGTGCATGCGAGCGTTGGTAAATTTAGCCCTGCAGACACTGCATCATTGCTGTAGGAGGAATATCGAGCTAAAAGATGTCATGTCGAGCTGCAAATTACTGGATCTGAGAACCGAGGACTCGGAGAGGCCTCtgcctttatttaaaaaggtgTCAGCACTTCCACAGCATCTTGCTGACAAGACAGACATATTAGAGGATCTCTACATCTCCTCACGATCAGACAGTTATGTAGGCCAAGAGACCCATTTGCATTTCACTCTAGCCTTGCTAGCATCACTGCAAGTTCTGTGAAGGCAGCGataactcagaaaaaaaaaaaagaagagactcTTTGAAGCTGGGCCACAATTTAGGTCATCCCAGAATTGTTAAACAACAGTTTTGCCCTCAGAACAAGACGGCAGACCAAGAGGCTCGCTTTATAGATTTCTGTGCACAAGATGACGAGAAGCCTTTTAAATTATGGTAAATGGAACGTTTTGGCAAAAATGTGGCAACACCTGTCCAGACTAATTCTGCGGATGGATTCTGTTCTCTCCGGGACATTTGTACACTGTGTACCTGGACTGCGCGACACCCTTCTAATTACATTAGGGCAAGTGCAAAAAGGACATTTATCATGCAGGCGTATGGAAGCCAATGTTGTGTAATTGCAGTACTTTCCAACGGGTTCACACACAGGTTAGTACACTTGAGTTTAACTTTAGTACAGTGCAGACTTTTAGAGCGTACAGTTCTAAGAATACATCCAGGGATATATTTCACAAGATGGTGCCGTTTTAACGCAGACAGTTCAAATGGCCCTAATGAGccgtttttaaaaatgtgagcGTCAGATGTTAATATTTCAGCTTCCATTTCAACCGCAGGTGAAGTCTCAGAAAACACCGTGTTCTCCTCATGCGTCATCCGCTGCGTGCACGCATCCACGTGTGCGGTCATGTGCGTGCATGCACCTCGGCGGCGATGCCGACGATTTCGCTGTTTTGCAACACGCACATATTTTCATGCGGACCCCTCTTTTGGTTCGTGCGCATCTTCGTGGTGTATGCACTCATACATGTAACAACGTCtgcgtgtgaatgtgttttgtgtgcataCAAAATAAGGCACTACATGCGGGGGCTGCCTGAACAGATGGCCTTTTCGACACACACTTGCCTCTCAGCTAGAGCTCTTGCCAGCCCCACaacacgctcgcacacacacacacagcctcgcACAGAAATACGATGACAGCCCTCGTCCGTGCAAACTGTCGCCAAGGCGGTTGCATAATGCATCATTTGAGACCGCAGACCGCCAGGGATAATGGGGATGTGACTGAGGAGAACCGTGCAGTTAACCATTCATTGTTCGGTAAATCGTTATATTTGGTATCTGGGCTACGTTTAGCAGTTTTCTGAAGGCAACATCCGACTGAGAAGTGAGGATGAACTGGTTTTGTGCACCATCAAGAACAAATCATTGAGCAGTTACTCTGTTGGAAGGCATCCAGTTCTTAAAAAGACGTACTTAAAAGTGTCCCCGCATTTTTAGCAGAACGCACAAGCACGACTGTAATCTTGAATGGGAAACCATTAAGAGATCACAACCTTGACTGCTTGTTGTATTAAGTAGTGTCTGGTGTCTACACCCCGGCCACTGGGTTAAAGGAAACAAGAGGCCTCTTACAATTACAGGAACTCACTGGCTGCTGTAGGAAAGCTCGAACCTTTGTGTACATTCCAGCTGCAGGAACCGCACCTGTGAGACCTCCTtcgtgggagaaaaaaaaaaaaaaaactaccttcTTCTAGAGACTTCTGAGTGGCCTGATATGTGGGGCGAGCCGATTGACCATGCCATACAGTTGACTTAAGAGttattcctaaaccatttttgtgtgtgtgtctggttttcATTGCTATGgcgtgagggtgtctggtctggtttaggtgcgtgatacacgaatgccaggtctaaacgTTACCCAgcagaattgtcacaagagagtcagtgttatttacttctcctgtcagtggttttaatgttgtggctgaccctGACACAATAGCCTTAAAAGCCTTGGTATGCACCACATGCAGAACAAACCACAAACATACAAATAGATGGTGTACTGACCAGCATAGTCCTGCAAAGACATAGTATTTGTGCTAGATAAGCAGTGGCGTAGTAATCGGTATGTTATATACCAGCAGTGTATTCTGAATTCTGTAGGTTTAGCACACTTGTAGTTCATACTGCACGTTCGTATGCACCAAAACAGATCTCATCTTGCTGGAGTGTATCCTTGCGAGTGCTCAAACAAGCCTGTGCAGGTATACGACATATCTCACAGATGGCTGAATCCTGGCTTTCGCTCCGAATGCACTCAGTGTGCGTTTCCACTCGCTGCCAGCGTTAAGAACACTTCAACGGATTCATCCTAACCAGCGCCGGCAGTGATCATTGGCTCTTGATTACGGCGGCGGGCTAGCATGAAGCCATGTGCTCACTGTGATTTTCCTTTTCATTAAtctccccctttttctctcccccctcctcctcctcctctgccttccCCATCCCAGGAAGCCTCGTCCCGTCTCCCAGCTCGTCTCTCAGCAGCAGGTAACGCAGCAGTTTGTGTTGCCCTCGCagcccaaaaaagaaaagaaggagcgagtagagagggagaagagcgACAGAGAGCCAGCGCTCAAGAAGAACAGTCACAAGAAGATGAGGTAAACACGCCGACGCCAGGCTGCGAGATCAACGGGAATCAGATATTAGAGGGATGCATGAATAAACACTAGAAAATATAGATGGTGTTTATGTTTCCACCTGGAGTTAGGCTGTCATATATATCACAGTGCTTCATGGGAAATACCAGAAATACATTTCAAAGTAACAGCAGGGAGATGCGCTTTTGAGTTTCACTGTCAGTAAATCAAATCCATTTTTTCATGAATAGTTTGATGCAACTAAAAGACTGATTGCTGCTAATCTGCTAACCCTTGCTGTCCTTTCCCACATCAGGCCGAGATTAAAAAACATCGACCGAAGCAGCGCCCAGCACCTGGAGGTGACGGTCGGCGACCTGACGGTGATCATAACGGACTTCAAGGAGAAGGCCAAGCCCGCGTCCACCTCGGCGACTTCCTCCAGCTCCGCGTCGTCGGCCGACCACCACAGCCAGAACGGCTCCAGCTcggaaaacacagagaagggCCTTTCCCGCTCCTCCTCGCCCCGAGGAGAGGGGAGCTCGGTCAACGGAGAGTCCCACTGAGTCAGCCCCCCCCCGCTCCCCTGGCCTCCACCCACACGTCACCTCCAACTCCACATGTCATTAGAGTTACACACTAAGGACTAGACCCTCCTCTTGCTTACTCATCTCTGGATCTCTCAGCCGATTCCTCGCCTACAGTTGCCGACATATCAGATTAATCAGATGTAAGATTTTCCACGCCAGTGGAATTCTGCCGTTAGAAAGCAATATGAAACCCTTTTCTTGCTGGAAGTTTTTAGTAAACCTGCATTTTACCTTGGATATTTTGTGGAACCAGAAggatgccacacacacactgtccaaaGCGCGATGCTAGAATATTTACTCAGAGACAGTTCGGTTCTGACGAGAGACTTCTTCAGAACCTGCCGGAGAAATATGTCTAAATAAAGTCGTGGACAGACTTTGGACAGGGTGCTGGATCCTACCTGATGTACTTCAGATGCaccaagccccgccccctcccagCACAGCATTTCTGTTCAGTGAAATGTGCAGCCCCACCTTTGCCATCATCATCCTCAGTGGCTGGCAGAGGGACCTATTCTTCCCCCATGTGGAATTTTCTGCCTCTGCCCGGAGTCTTTACCCCCCCTACCCCCCGTTGTCAACCTGAACTCTCAGACACTGAACCCCTCAACCTGACAGTTTTCTCCAGACGTTGACACTCTAAGCTTTTCCTCCTGAGCTGCCTCTGCTGTGGAGTGACtctttaaacacagccctgcGACTGTTCTCCTCtcgacagtgttttttttgcataacaTTCGGAGCAGGTCGGCTAGTCAGAGTACGATTGTTACGTCCGTGGAAAGACACCTGGTGGGGATGCCCGGTATAATTTTGTAGTAAAAACAAGCGTGCGTCACAGTCAGATAAGTTGCAGATACAATCAGttgcttgtctttttttttttaaacttgtgtaGTATTGCAACATCTACAACAACATGGACCTACACGTGCATTAAGTGATTTTTAACGTCCTCTTTCTGTGATTAAAAACCATTTCTACAGAGGTGTAAGTATTCTGCGGTGATACGTAGCTTTTGAAATGATTTGGTTTCCGGAGTTTCTCATTGACCAACTATGAACCACTCACGTAGCAGCAGATAAGAGCTGCTAGCTTATCGCAGATAAAAGGGTGATAACATTTGCAGCAGGTGCTGTGTTACACAGAACCATGTGTTGTTGTCCTTAGAAACTCATGGTTAAAacactatatataaaaaataaataaaatacttgacAGGGGATTGGCCAAACTATCTGGCTAACTAACCAATCAGATCAATGCACCATATGACAGGCCGTGTAGCCACGTGGTTAGCTTGTCGGTCAATGATTTTACCATCTTGGCACATAGAATTAAAtcatccaggaaaaaaaaattaagttctgtttttgttctttaaacgACAACAAAGATGTTCTCTCTAGGTTCCGTCACTGTTTGAATAAACAGCGCCGGTTGTTGGTACCGCAGACCATTGTCACATCTAAAATATGTACCTCGCTGCCAGTAGTTCCTCTAAGGAAAACGAGAGGTCGAAACACAGCCGGCCAAACGGATTCTCCCGTGCTCTGAGTCGTCGCACAAGTATTCGTCTGCCTCGCAGAGCTCTGACGGCCAAATGCAGCACGCCAgtagaaaacaagacaaacagcacgaggtgttaaccgggcctccaaatttactagagcccaaactgatcaagtactaaccactaacagcatcctgtttccagacaccgcaggacacgtgtcctttctctgatgactcacgactgttttgcaggcacaagggagaactacacaatactaggaaggtggtcagaATGTTACAcctattctgtttattagccaTAAGTGCTAAAAACAGTTTCACTGCTGTGTTTCACTGCGCTGATACCTTAATATCCTGTagtcatgaaagaaaaaaaaaaaaaaaaaaaatcacttaatgCAGCTTCAAACATTTCAGCTCTGTCAGTACGGACACATCATCTGTCGCCTTGTAACTACACGGAGTAAGCAAAGCCTGATTCCAATTACTGACCTCCACCGTGCTTACTGTTTATCACGGGTCCCACAGAATATTAACTACAAATGTACACCGCTATTacctttctgttttcatttggcgtgctttttactttattgaacAAGAGCTGACGTCAAGCCGGATTCATCAGAGCGAAGGTCGCCTCGGAGGCGCGGAAAGAAACGTCGCCGACCGACTGATGCACCGTCAACTAAACGTAGAAGGCAGCTGCGGAGGCTGCAGCTGCGCAATCACACCGGCGTTCTACTTGCAGTTGTCCTGTGCCGCACAAATGGGACTACGTCTGTCGGAGGTCCCAGTGGAGACCCGGCGGGCGCCGATGCCGCCCTGCACCCACCTCATGGATACCGCGCGGGGGAAGAGAGATGTGGACTCGCACTTTTATGAACTGTACAGGTGACTTCCCGCAGCGCGACGGACTTCAAGGAACCGACGTAGCAAAAGAGCAGAGCTTTAGAGTACTTTAAACTCGCAGCAGAGCAACTATAGATCAACCTAACTACACGataacttataaaaaaaacctgTAGAATAATTACACAGATAAGATAGATATTTCTAAAATATTGTCCTACAATGTTTTGATGTGGTTGTATTATCCATCATACCAGTGTTACTGTCGAGATTTTTACTTAACATTTTAGCACACTTCATGAGAACTGTTACGGCATGATAATGTTACGGTCTTGGTATATTGTGGGACGCGCTATGTCTCTTAGTTTGTTAGTATTCTTTAATGTATCGGGGGTGTTTTCTCTCGGGTTCACTACTCTAGCTGGGACTAGTGTGAACTCGAGAAGAACTGTTTGGATTTGAAAGACACTTAAAACGTGTTAATGTCATTTACTGATatagtttagttgtttttttgttttgcttttccatgcccatttgttttaaaatgtgtgaactTGTTTATTACATGTCTGAAtaagaaaattacaaaattcaaacaacaacaacaaaaaaatagtcATTTTTCTTATGCACAAAATTCTCTTCAGTGCAGGTGCACCTATTCACACATTTGTCTTCGTCTCTGAACTGTGTTTGTAGCAGCGCAGTCTCACAATACAGGATTTACAGGTTCAGGGTTCATCCACCAAAACGATTGCCAAAAGGCTGCCATCTTTATCGCCCCGAGAAAagaattgtttgttttaccaCTGCACAGCAACCAGAAatggttaaataataataataaaagactgCCAAGTTATGAGCcataaaagctaaaaacagCAGTGTGTCGGCACCGCGTTTGAGTTCACTTCTTTCTGTGCTcaagctgtaaaaaaacaaaaacaaaacaactaatgCAGCTTTGAGGATTACCCCAGCGTGCGATATTCTGTTGTGTGAATCTtgaactgaaaacacatttgtatttCAGTTCTTTTTCCCCTTCATTCCCATAAATCGTTTCAGATAATCTGCCATCTCTGTTTATAAAACTGGATCTAAAGTAGCAGCTGCAACAATGATGCTGCTTTCACACAGACTCTTAAGTATTGCTAATATAATGTCATACAATAATGTATTTCCAGTACTCTTTGGTACTAAACACCATTAGCGCATCTATATGAAGTAGGTCTTTTATGTAGAATTTCACTTGTAATGGAgcatttattactttttctgaaatgaaggATCTTAACACTTACTGAAAACCTACAGGCCATATATGTTTACAGTATCTGTGAGCACCTACTTCTTATAGTCAGTTATACACAAATTAATCTGCTCTACTGACAGTCATCCGCACTATTCTCCCACGCTTAATGATAA
This portion of the Mugil cephalus isolate CIBA_MC_2020 chromosome 22, CIBA_Mcephalus_1.1, whole genome shotgun sequence genome encodes:
- the yaf2 gene encoding YY1-associated factor 2 isoform X1; amino-acid sequence: MGDKRSPTRPKRQPKPSSDEGFWDCSVCTYKNTAEAFKCMMCDVRKGTSTRKPRPVSQLVSQQQVTQQFVLPSQPKKEKKERVEREKSDREPALKKNSHKKMRPRLKNIDRSSAQHLEVTVGDLTVIITDFKEKAKPASTSATSSSSASSADHHSQNGSSSENTEKGLSRSSSPRGEGSSVNGESH
- the yaf2 gene encoding YY1-associated factor 2 isoform X2, with translation MGDKRSPTRKPRPVSQLVSQQQVTQQFVLPSQPKKEKKERVEREKSDREPALKKNSHKKMRPRLKNIDRSSAQHLEVTVGDLTVIITDFKEKAKPASTSATSSSSASSADHHSQNGSSSENTEKGLSRSSSPRGEGSSVNGESH